From the genome of Chrysiogenia bacterium:
AACCGCAGGAGGAACCGGAGGCTACCGGGGACACGCCATGAGCAAAGACGAAGACCTCTCGAAAGACTATCATCTGGGCCGCACGTATTATGCCGACCGCGCATATCCGCAGGCGCTCGAACACCTGCAGCGTTTCATCGACGCCAACCCGGGCTTTGCCGACGTGTGGTTCATGCTCGGCGCGATCCATCACGCCGAGGGGCGTTTCTCCGAGGCGATCGAGTGCTTCGAACAGGCGCTCAAGCTCAACCCCCAGTATATGGAAGCCGCGCTCAATCTGGCCGTCACCTACAACGACGTGGGCCAGTATGAGAAGGGCGCGAAGACCTACCAGCTCGCGCTGAGCGCCGCGCAGCAGCAGGGCAAGGATGATCTCGATCCGCTGGTGCTGGCACGGCTGGCGAACATGCACGCCGAGCTCGGCGACGTCTACCGCAGCATCGGTCGCCCGGCCGACGCCATCGAGCAGTATGCCAAGGCCGTCGAGATGCGCCCGAAGTTCGTGGACATCCAGACGAAGTTGGGCATGGCGCTGCGTGAAGCGGGCGACCTGCACGGCAGCATCGGCCAGCTCAA
Proteins encoded in this window:
- a CDS encoding tetratricopeptide repeat protein, yielding MSKDEDLSKDYHLGRTYYADRAYPQALEHLQRFIDANPGFADVWFMLGAIHHAEGRFSEAIECFEQALKLNPQYMEAALNLAVTYNDVGQYEKGAKTYQLALSAAQQQGKDDLDPLVLARLANMHAELGDVYRSIGRPADAIEQYAKAVEMRPKFVDIQTKLGMALREAGDLHGSIGQLKKAAEVNPKYHAAKINLGISLYALGNLADAISVWDEVLAVFPEHKEALLYKAMAEKNLHGK